One genomic window of Methanosalsum zhilinae DSM 4017 includes the following:
- a CDS encoding PAS domain S-box protein, with protein MSIQSYRKIIPTFFSDNMMEAYSYCKIISDESGIPYDYEILEINSKFEEVTGLQSHEIIGKRITEVVPDIRDGERDWVEFLSNVALNGNKKNFDFFCESTDKFYHGTAFSPQKGYFVALFVENSKENSEIEENEMLLHLIDGTIIELNENYICTKTITSNDELLFLPKDQIIGKGIRDIFPTVSENIISAIEKSAIKGEKEYFEYSSFESNEHKWFGVEVRYFQNKDRKKFVLKIRDITKQKLSELEILSSKEELNRYFKVNLDLLCIADTEGNFHHLNEEWSNLFGYSIEELKNKKICDFVHPEDIESTNEVVKKLKKQQKIANFVNRCKCKDGSYKYIEWKSHPYGDFIYAAARDITDKQQIENNRILYSKILSILNEPIDIDESLSKMLSEIKYHIGADAIGIRLRQKDDYPYIFQKGFSNEFLTKENTLKSRNVEDGICRNEDGSICLECTCGLVITGSTDPCNPLFTEYGSACTNNSFPFLEVPENEDPRYNPRNQCIHEGYASVAIIPIKIKNRIIGTLQLNGYSKGLFTSNDINLLEDIAANIGQSLQRKQIESQLKEVHKRLDAFLENTPLIVSEISLDGRYQYVNKFLCDLFDKSKDEIIGNKFEEMMPEETAKQFKQRMSEVSEKSSHLVVEDTISINGIQRTFRTVLFPLHDESMKIKSIGSIGEDITDHKKIKELEQNRLIVHEIHHRVKNNLQVISSLLNMQARLFKDDKKIQNVFSDSQNRIRSMSIAHENLYRSDSVASIEISEYITSLVNHIRQTYNSYDKSIETKLNLDQTYLNMDYIVPLGLILNEIITNSYKHAFVGTNTGIISVSFKELENIYQIIVSDNGIGIKQDLNCNHSNSLGMKIINLLSKQLSAEIELDNSNGTCYTIKINKND; from the coding sequence ATGTCTATTCAAAGTTATAGGAAGATTATCCCAACTTTTTTTTCAGATAATATGATGGAGGCTTACTCCTACTGCAAAATCATTTCAGATGAATCTGGAATTCCATATGATTACGAAATTTTAGAAATTAATTCTAAATTTGAAGAGGTCACTGGTTTACAATCTCATGAAATAATAGGAAAAAGAATTACTGAGGTAGTACCTGATATCAGAGATGGAGAACGCGATTGGGTTGAATTCTTGAGTAATGTTGCACTTAATGGAAACAAAAAAAACTTTGACTTTTTTTGCGAGTCAACAGATAAGTTCTATCATGGAACTGCTTTCTCACCACAAAAAGGCTATTTTGTAGCACTTTTCGTTGAGAATAGTAAAGAAAATAGTGAAATTGAAGAAAATGAAATGTTGTTGCATTTGATAGACGGTACTATCATTGAATTGAATGAGAATTACATTTGCACTAAAACAATTACTTCAAATGATGAATTATTGTTTTTGCCAAAAGATCAAATCATAGGTAAAGGTATTCGAGATATTTTCCCAACCGTTTCTGAAAATATCATTTCAGCCATTGAAAAATCAGCAATTAAAGGGGAAAAGGAGTATTTTGAGTATTCGTCTTTTGAATCCAATGAGCATAAGTGGTTTGGAGTAGAAGTTAGATATTTCCAAAACAAAGATAGAAAAAAATTTGTCCTCAAAATTCGAGATATTACTAAACAAAAACTATCCGAATTAGAAATATTATCAAGCAAAGAAGAACTAAATAGATATTTTAAAGTCAATCTTGATTTGTTGTGTATTGCAGATACAGAAGGTAACTTTCATCATTTAAATGAAGAGTGGTCTAATCTCTTTGGATATTCTATCGAAGAACTGAAAAATAAGAAAATTTGTGACTTCGTTCATCCAGAAGATATAGAAAGCACAAATGAAGTCGTAAAAAAACTTAAAAAACAACAAAAAATTGCGAATTTTGTAAATCGATGTAAATGCAAAGATGGCTCATATAAATATATCGAATGGAAATCCCATCCATATGGGGACTTTATTTATGCTGCTGCAAGAGATATTACTGATAAACAACAAATAGAAAATAATAGAATATTGTATAGTAAAATTCTTTCAATTCTTAATGAGCCAATAGATATAGATGAATCTTTATCTAAAATGTTATCTGAAATTAAATATCATATTGGTGCAGATGCAATCGGAATTCGGCTAAGACAAAAGGATGATTATCCCTATATTTTTCAAAAAGGTTTTTCAAATGAATTTTTAACAAAAGAAAACACGCTTAAAAGTCGAAATGTTGAGGATGGTATATGTCGCAATGAAGATGGATCAATCTGTCTTGAATGTACATGTGGACTGGTAATTACTGGAAGTACTGATCCCTGCAACCCACTATTCACAGAATATGGAAGTGCATGTACTAACAACTCTTTCCCCTTTCTAGAAGTTCCAGAAAATGAAGATCCTCGCTATAATCCACGAAATCAGTGCATCCATGAAGGGTATGCATCCGTTGCCATCATTCCCATTAAGATAAAAAATCGTATAATTGGCACTTTGCAATTAAATGGATATAGTAAAGGATTATTCACTTCAAATGACATCAATTTGCTTGAAGATATTGCTGCAAACATCGGACAGTCACTTCAACGCAAACAAATTGAATCTCAATTAAAAGAGGTACATAAGAGACTAGACGCGTTTCTTGAAAACACTCCCCTCATAGTTTCAGAAATATCTCTGGATGGCCGTTATCAGTATGTTAACAAGTTTCTCTGTGATTTGTTTGATAAAAGCAAAGATGAGATAATTGGTAATAAATTCGAAGAAATGATGCCTGAGGAAACCGCCAAACAATTTAAACAAAGAATGTCAGAAGTAAGTGAAAAATCATCTCATTTAGTCGTCGAAGACACTATATCAATAAATGGTATACAAAGAACATTCCGAACTGTCTTATTTCCATTGCATGATGAGAGCATGAAAATTAAAAGTATTGGAAGCATTGGTGAAGATATAACAGATCATAAAAAAATTAAAGAGTTAGAGCAAAATCGACTAATTGTGCATGAAATACATCATCGTGTAAAAAATAATTTACAGGTTATTAGCAGTTTGCTTAACATGCAGGCACGTTTATTTAAAGATGATAAAAAAATACAAAATGTATTTAGCGACAGTCAGAATAGAATTCGTTCAATGTCCATTGCACATGAGAATCTTTATCGGTCAGATAGTGTTGCTAGCATAGAAATTTCAGAATACATTACCAGCCTTGTAAATCATATTAGGCAAACTTACAATTCGTATGACAAATCAATTGAAACTAAATTAAACCTTGATCAAACATACTTAAATATGGACTATATTGTTCCGTTAGGACTCATTCTTAATGAAATTATTACAAATTCTTATAAACATGCCTTTGTTGGCACAAATACAGGAATAATATCTGTTTCATTTAAAGAATTAGAGAATATTTATCAAATAATTGTCAGTGATAATGGGATTGGAATAAAACAAGATTTGAATTGCAATCATTCAAACTCTCTTGGAATGAAAATAATTAATCTCTTATCCAAGCAATTATCAGCAGAAATTGAACTAGATAATTCAAATGGGACTTGCTATACTATAAAAATTAATAAAAATGATTGA
- a CDS encoding GLUG motif-containing protein, which yields MTKYTSLIFRNVLNMVSFKNVLLLCMALFLITFSFVGQGAAIGFSGEGDGTPGNPYQITNVDQLQEVRYDLGANYTLMNDIDATETKEWYDSHSVGFIPIGNPTDGGFTGSFDGQNYTIMHLYIDKPEITFGIGLFGTIGVGGEINNVNLRNAQISGSNIVGTLAGKNKGKINNSHSLGYILADGNIGGLVGTNKGDIENSFVYTMIEGESVIGGIVGQNHGNILNSYVICNINGTGHMIGGLVGQNIDTGNIERTYVMSGEYVKGSLYVGGLVGRNHGSVVDSYSSTNVQDTGTAVGGLIGYNVEEDGTIINSYWNIDATDVTDSDGGYGITTEDLKYPNTKNTLDSWDFTGDWSTHRSVNDGYPYLEPLFDSYAVFGSGDGTVELPYIIGDIEELQAMDIFLDAHYRLSNDIDASGTTDWYDGKGFNPIGSEGDEFTGTFDGFDHIITGLHINRPTDDHVGVFGVTDSIVEIKNVGLIDATITGSDRVGGLVGENSGYIEKSYVTGTIFGNNRVAGLVGENAGSIERSYTNGCINGNNDVGGLVGRNINSGTIDDSYANACVNGNDFIGGLVGYNFENIEGSYSTGNVNGNDYVGGLVGLNDADGVIMNTYSIGEVYGNYNTGGLIGENIGIVDISYWNIETSGLIESSGGYGDTTENLTYPKSLDTFNFDSNLDWEYHPSVNNGYPYIDSLFESYQLFENGDGTTESPYEISTVEELQAMEFGLDKHYILVNDIDASVTETWDNGQGFTPIGYLSNEFTGTFDGQGFEISDLYINRSNEDGIGLFGTTNSGAEISNIGLINVNIMGRENVGALVGWNKDGTIDNSFSTGIVQGVAFVGGLVGSEGGMLLTIKNSYSTCDVSGDFFAGGLVGMNAGLVKNSYATGDVNGIERVGGLVGMNEGHVENSYANGDVNGIDRVGGLVGMSEGYIEDSHANGDVFGDKRVGGLVGMNVGFIENSYATGKIFSSDIAGGLVGINMAYQDYKGEIINSHATGDIIINFDGDLTDDIQLIGGLVGHNMGNVTDSEFIGNIDISINGNVSTNKITEIGGLIGYNEFGNITNSHSNGEMNIEIIGNHTINSYMEFSRIGGFIGYNDDGNVDDSSSNVDINIDINGFMDHSYIRLIGGFIGENDGDISNSYSKGSLNLSVNEYLQNAGISFIGGFIGVNGNDKTGGDILNSNSSFDINLEFNDDFIGSFINNVGGFSGVNFDGDINDTYSDSKININILGDEKIYDGNIRCGIEFIGGHTGFIVLSNENINIVNSYSTGDIGINILGDNSIKPDDVFYIDYPRQGVRFVGGFAGLTFTPDSELTNVFSTGDVIISSNYSNIIGGLVGYSMNSFINESFSTGNVQGGDYVGGLVGVELGTFLGNTIYNSHSSGDVIGNNSVGGLVGIILDGGNVTNSYSIGNVVGSGEDVGGLVGNKTDGTILSSYWDIDTSGQTIGVGNMSEYANVTGISTSNMKQVSTFEPNWNFTNVWNIDSLVNDGYPYLLSMYDHYEVLEPKPEPKPDSSSSMRSSVSPPYDDADNIEHSASSSQRVIPGRTTTFNIVSDDVPVTEISFNSKRDEGRVISNVQTLRERPANVPESTGKVYSYLNIGVGRSGTINQDTADNILIYFRVSKDWVEQENIDETTIRKEKYENGAWNRLPTEQTGEDDRFYYFVAENTGFSIFSINGDELAGDVVSEPKEEPGIESEPLDDTVQGEFPVTIILIALLMISVIALVGIKYKNR from the coding sequence ATGACCAAATATACTAGTTTGATCTTTAGAAACGTATTAAATATGGTATCGTTTAAAAACGTATTATTGTTATGTATGGCATTATTTTTGATTACATTTTCATTTGTTGGTCAAGGTGCAGCAATAGGATTTTCAGGTGAAGGTGATGGAACACCTGGAAATCCGTATCAGATAACTAATGTTGATCAATTACAGGAAGTGCGTTATGATCTGGGTGCAAACTATACTTTAATGAATGATATTGATGCAACTGAGACAAAAGAATGGTATGATAGTCATAGTGTGGGTTTTATACCAATAGGTAATCCAACAGATGGAGGTTTTACAGGCTCATTTGATGGACAAAATTATACAATAATGCACTTATATATTGATAAACCAGAAATAACATTTGGTATTGGTTTATTTGGAACAATAGGAGTTGGTGGTGAAATAAATAATGTAAACTTGAGAAATGCACAAATTTCTGGTTCGAACATAGTAGGTACATTGGCTGGAAAAAATAAGGGTAAGATTAATAATTCACATTCACTTGGGTACATATTAGCAGATGGTAATATTGGTGGATTAGTTGGAACTAATAAAGGAGATATTGAAAATTCATTTGTATATACTATGATTGAAGGAGAGAGTGTGATAGGTGGTATAGTTGGTCAGAACCATGGAAATATCTTAAATTCATATGTAATTTGTAATATTAATGGTACTGGTCATATGATAGGTGGTTTAGTTGGTCAAAATATTGATACTGGTAATATAGAGAGAACATATGTAATGAGTGGAGAGTATGTAAAAGGTTCACTTTATGTTGGTGGTCTAGTTGGTCGAAATCATGGATCTGTTGTTGATTCTTATTCTAGCACTAATGTACAAGACACTGGTACAGCAGTTGGTGGTTTGATAGGTTATAATGTAGAAGAAGATGGAACAATTATTAACTCATATTGGAACATCGATGCCACAGATGTAACGGATTCAGATGGTGGTTATGGAATAACAACTGAGGATTTAAAATATCCAAATACAAAAAATACACTTGATTCATGGGATTTTACAGGTGATTGGTCAACACATCGTTCTGTAAATGATGGTTATCCATATTTAGAGCCTTTGTTTGATTCCTATGCAGTTTTTGGTAGCGGTGATGGCACTGTTGAATTACCTTATATAATAGGTGATATTGAAGAATTACAAGCAATGGATATATTCTTAGATGCACATTATAGATTAAGTAATGATATTGATGCATCTGGAACTACTGATTGGTATGATGGAAAAGGATTTAATCCAATAGGCAGCGAGGGTGATGAATTTACAGGCACTTTTGATGGATTTGATCATATAATAACTGGTCTTCATATTAACAGACCAACTGATGATCATGTTGGTGTGTTTGGAGTTACAGATTCTATTGTTGAAATTAAAAATGTTGGGTTGATTGATGCAACTATAACTGGTAGTGACAGAGTAGGCGGATTAGTTGGTGAAAATTCAGGATACATTGAGAAATCATATGTAACTGGAACTATATTTGGTAATAACAGAGTTGCTGGATTGGTTGGTGAAAATGCAGGATCTATTGAGAGATCATATACAAATGGTTGTATAAATGGAAATAATGACGTTGGTGGTTTAGTAGGTAGAAACATTAATTCTGGGACTATTGATGATTCATATGCAAATGCTTGTGTAAATGGTAATGATTTTATAGGTGGATTAGTCGGTTATAATTTTGAGAATATCGAGGGTTCATATTCTACTGGAAATGTAAATGGTAATGATTATGTTGGTGGATTAGTTGGTTTAAATGATGCTGATGGAGTTATTATGAATACATATTCAATTGGTGAAGTATATGGTAATTATAATACGGGTGGTTTAATTGGTGAAAACATAGGCATTGTTGATATTTCATATTGGAATATTGAGACATCGGGTTTAATTGAATCAAGTGGTGGATATGGAGATACTACTGAAAATCTAACATATCCAAAATCATTGGACACATTTAATTTCGATAGTAATCTTGATTGGGAATATCATCCATCCGTAAATAATGGTTATCCATATATTGATTCTTTGTTTGAATCATATCAATTATTTGAAAATGGTGATGGAACAACTGAAAGTCCTTATGAAATATCAACAGTTGAAGAATTACAAGCAATGGAATTTGGTTTAGATAAACATTATATTTTAGTTAATGACATTGATGCATCTGTAACTGAAACTTGGGATAATGGTCAAGGATTCACACCAATTGGTTATTTAAGTAATGAATTTACAGGAACATTTGATGGTCAGGGTTTTGAAATAAGTGATTTATATATTAATAGATCTAATGAAGATGGTATTGGTTTGTTTGGTACAACTAATTCCGGTGCAGAAATCTCGAACATTGGATTGATTAATGTAAATATTATGGGTAGAGAGAATGTGGGTGCATTGGTTGGTTGGAATAAAGATGGAACTATTGATAATTCATTTTCAACAGGAATTGTACAGGGTGTTGCTTTTGTAGGTGGGTTAGTTGGTAGTGAAGGTGGAATGCTATTGACTATTAAAAATTCATATTCTACCTGTGATGTATCAGGTGATTTTTTTGCAGGTGGACTGGTTGGTATGAATGCAGGACTTGTTAAAAATTCATACGCAACAGGTGATGTGAATGGTATAGAAAGAGTTGGTGGACTGGTTGGTATGAATGAAGGTCATGTTGAAAATTCATATGCTAATGGTGATGTGAATGGTATAGACCGAGTTGGTGGACTGGTTGGCATGAGCGAAGGTTATATTGAAGATTCACATGCTAATGGTGATGTGTTTGGCGATAAGAGGGTTGGTGGATTAGTTGGTATGAATGTAGGATTTATTGAAAATTCATATGCAACAGGTAAGATATTCAGTTCAGACATTGCTGGTGGGTTAGTTGGAATAAATATGGCATATCAAGATTATAAGGGAGAAATTATTAATTCACATGCAACAGGAGACATTATTATCAACTTTGATGGTGATTTAACTGACGATATTCAACTTATTGGTGGTCTTGTAGGACATAATATGGGTAATGTTACAGATTCTGAATTCATAGGCAACATTGATATTTCAATTAATGGGAATGTATCAACAAATAAAATTACCGAAATAGGTGGATTAATAGGTTATAATGAATTCGGAAATATAACTAATTCGCATTCAAATGGTGAAATGAATATTGAAATTATAGGAAATCACACTATAAACTCTTATATGGAATTTTCAAGAATAGGTGGATTTATTGGCTACAATGATGATGGAAATGTAGATGATTCATCATCTAATGTTGATATAAATATTGATATTAATGGATTTATGGATCATAGTTATATCCGTTTAATAGGTGGCTTCATTGGTGAAAATGATGGAGATATTTCCAATTCATATTCAAAAGGCAGTCTCAATTTAAGCGTGAATGAATATTTACAAAATGCTGGAATCTCATTTATAGGCGGTTTTATTGGTGTGAATGGTAATGATAAAACGGGTGGAGACATATTAAATTCAAATTCTTCATTTGATATTAATTTAGAATTTAATGATGATTTTATCGGTTCATTTATTAATAACGTTGGAGGTTTTAGTGGTGTGAATTTCGACGGGGATATTAATGATACATATTCAGATAGTAAAATAAATATAAACATCTTAGGTGATGAGAAAATTTATGATGGAAATATACGATGTGGAATTGAATTTATAGGCGGTCATACCGGTTTTATTGTTTTATCCAATGAAAATATAAATATTGTAAATTCTTATTCAACGGGAGATATTGGTATTAATATTTTAGGTGATAATAGTATAAAACCTGATGATGTGTTTTATATTGATTATCCACGACAAGGAGTTCGATTTGTAGGTGGATTTGCAGGTCTTACATTTACCCCTGATTCAGAACTAACTAATGTATTTTCTACTGGTGATGTTATTATTAGTTCCAATTATTCAAATATTATAGGTGGATTAGTTGGATATTCGATGAATTCATTTATAAATGAGTCTTTTTCGACTGGAAATGTACAAGGTGGAGATTATGTTGGTGGATTAGTTGGTGTAGAATTGGGTACATTTTTGGGCAACACAATATATAATTCACATTCGTCTGGTGATGTCATAGGCAATAATTCAGTAGGTGGATTAGTTGGCATAATATTGGATGGTGGAAATGTAACCAATTCATATTCTATTGGCAATGTGGTTGGTAGTGGTGAAGATGTAGGTGGATTAGTTGGAAATAAAACAGATGGAACTATATTAAGTTCATATTGGGACATTGATACATCTGGACAAACAATAGGTGTAGGAAATATGAGTGAATATGCAAATGTAACAGGCATATCTACATCGAATATGAAACAGGTATCAACATTTGAACCAAACTGGAATTTCACTAATGTTTGGAATATTGATTCTCTGGTAAATGATGGTTATCCATATTTATTGAGTATGTATGATCATTATGAAGTATTAGAACCAAAACCTGAACCTAAACCTGATTCATCAAGTTCAATGAGAAGTTCAGTAAGTCCACCATACGATGATGCTGATAATATTGAACATAGTGCTTCATCATCTCAACGTGTTATACCAGGCAGAACAACTACGTTTAATATAGTTAGCGATGATGTTCCTGTAACAGAAATATCTTTTAATTCTAAAAGAGATGAAGGTCGTGTTATATCTAATGTACAAACATTAAGAGAAAGGCCTGCAAACGTACCAGAGTCAACAGGAAAGGTCTATAGTTATTTAAATATTGGTGTTGGAAGAAGTGGTACAATCAATCAAGATACTGCGGATAATATTTTGATTTATTTCCGTGTGAGTAAAGATTGGGTTGAACAAGAGAACATCGATGAAACCACTATTCGAAAAGAGAAATATGAGAATGGTGCATGGAATAGATTACCTACTGAACAAACGGGTGAGGATGATAGATTCTATTATTTTGTTGCCGAAAATACTGGGTTTTCAATATTTAGTATAAATGGTGATGAATTGGCTGGAGATGTTGTATCTGAGCCAAAAGAAGAGCCTGGAATTGAATCTGAACCCTTGGATGATACAGTTCAAGGAGAATTTCCAGTGACTATCATATTAATCGCATTATTAATGATTTCAGTGATAGCATTGGTAGGTATCAAATATAAAAATAGATGA
- a CDS encoding PGF-CTERM sorting domain-containing protein, whose amino-acid sequence MCSRLIVMVLFLGAALACPAGGTEYQENPGIVISDIYSDISSGDVLIYSENEFRDMRMQIQLSRKDNVLQTVVIDIDHIRVGSTTMKAFSWDIGVTEDGLYTVTASIYDNDQKLTSVTYNFVHGRPAISSIMVDSVSSDSAGMSVMITPHPGVPAIIDLTFMLVDGSDVIYARSMKNVPVHTATTTVHENWDRILDAGREYEGRVKIDIHSPVQRTVSYVKPFYASEKVTITDVFRDRRGSSITLEGESQVPFEGYVRFTVLEPWNDPERTVQVIEQKSPLLLSGDDETIEAIWDKPLEPGKYRLIIEAAGSGGAVIDIKETIIEVEERRVQQVPDNNEENDSIIPGFAGVYALIALISAMLILVRKHRH is encoded by the coding sequence ATGTGTTCTAGATTAATTGTTATGGTGCTGTTTCTTGGAGCTGCATTAGCCTGCCCTGCAGGTGGTACTGAATATCAGGAAAATCCTGGTATAGTGATTTCTGATATTTATTCTGATATCAGCTCAGGTGATGTTTTGATCTATTCCGAAAATGAGTTCCGGGATATGAGAATGCAGATTCAGTTATCCAGGAAGGACAATGTGCTGCAGACCGTGGTTATTGATATAGATCATATCAGGGTTGGTTCTACGACTATGAAGGCCTTTAGCTGGGATATAGGGGTCACTGAAGATGGACTGTATACAGTCACTGCCAGTATATATGACAATGATCAAAAATTAACGTCTGTTACCTATAATTTCGTTCATGGAAGGCCTGCGATTTCAAGTATTATGGTTGACAGTGTTTCCTCAGATTCTGCCGGGATGTCGGTTATGATAACTCCCCATCCTGGAGTACCTGCAATTATAGATCTGACATTCATGCTTGTAGATGGCAGTGATGTCATCTATGCCAGGTCCATGAAAAATGTCCCTGTCCACACAGCTACCACGACTGTACATGAGAACTGGGATCGCATCCTTGATGCTGGTAGAGAGTATGAAGGAAGGGTAAAGATCGACATTCATTCTCCAGTTCAGCGTACAGTTTCCTATGTAAAACCATTCTATGCAAGCGAAAAAGTTACAATCACCGATGTGTTCAGGGACAGGAGAGGCTCAAGCATAACTCTGGAAGGTGAATCGCAGGTACCTTTTGAAGGATATGTTAGGTTTACTGTGCTGGAACCATGGAATGATCCTGAAAGAACTGTTCAGGTAATTGAGCAGAAGTCACCCCTGCTCCTTTCCGGGGATGACGAAACTATAGAGGCCATATGGGATAAGCCACTTGAGCCGGGTAAGTACAGGCTGATCATTGAAGCTGCTGGAAGTGGCGGAGCAGTGATTGACATAAAGGAAACGATTATAGAGGTTGAGGAGCGAAGGGTACAGCAGGTTCCTGACAATAACGAGGAAAATGACAGTATAATACCAGGATTTGCCGGAGTATATGCACTGATTGCACTGATCTCAGCAATGCTTATTCTGGTGAGAAAGCATCGTCATTAA